Proteins from a genomic interval of Diospyros lotus cultivar Yz01 chromosome 6, ASM1463336v1, whole genome shotgun sequence:
- the LOC127803876 gene encoding myosin-6-like (The sequence of the model RefSeq protein was modified relative to this genomic sequence to represent the inferred CDS: added 177 bases not found in genome assembly) produces the protein MRKEAACLRIQKNARMYLSKKAYKMLISSAVTIQTGMRMLAAHHELHFRKQTKAAILIQSQCRRYLAYTHYLRTKKAAITIQCACRREVADRELRKLKMAAKETGALQAAKIQLENQVEELTCQLQLEKRMRADIEEAKTKENEKLQSALREMQLQFQESKEMVIKEHGAANKAVEKTPVMQEAPGVERIPVMQESLVNEQIPVMQEVPVIELIPAMQEMPASGHEIINKLTNENEKLKALVSSLEKKYEETIKESEERLKQALEAESKIIQLKTEMQRLQEKLSDIEAGDQMQDQASMNLPSTNMSGRLNITTTKAVENDDDELKSATAAEKFRAESMRKSMVERQNENIDTLIKCTSQDLGFSNAKPVAAFTIYKCLLGWKSFEAEKTSVFDRLIQMIGSAIENQDNNEHMTYWLSNTSMLLFLLQRTLKASSGTPGKPPTPTSFFERMTQGFRSSPSSAQLSFHGLDVPLVEAKYPALLFKQQLTAYVETIYAIIRDNVKKELSPLLSSCIQAARTSEGNAILSSGQSFSSSPSASHWQSILENLNGLLSILRENFVLSVLCQTMFTQIFSYINEQLFNSLLLHRECCTFSNGEYVKAGLDELELWCGQEKEEYVGSSWDELKHIRQAVGFLVIYQKSRISYDEIANDLCPILNIQQLYRVCTLYWDEDYNTRGVSPDVISGMKELLPEEFNDADTNSFLLDDNSSIPFSVDDISCSVKEKDFSDVKLAEELIENPAFQFLQE, from the exons AGTCAATGTCGGCGATATTTAGCCTATACTCATTATTTGAGGACAAAGAAAGCAGCAATCACTATTCAATGTGCCTGTAGAAGAGAAGTGGCAGACAGAGAGCTACGAAAACTTAAAATG GCTGCTAAGGAAACTGGTGCTCTGCAAGCTGCCAAAATTCAGCTTGAAAATCAAGTTGAAGAACTGACCTGCCAGCTGCAGCTTGAGAAACGCATGAGG GCTGACATTGAGGAAGCCAAAacaaaggaaaatgagaaactGCAGTCTGCTTTGCGAGAGATGCAACTGCAATTCCAAGAATCTAAAGAAATGGTTATTAAGGAACATGGGGCTGCAAATAAAGCTGTTGAGAAAACACCTGTCATGCAGGAAGCCCCTGGTGTTGAGCGAATTCCTGTCATGCAGGAATCCCTAGTTAATGAGCAAATTCCTGTCATGCAGGAAGTCCCAGTTATCGAGCTCATTCCTGCCATGCAGGAAATGCCAGCTAGTGGTCATGAAATTATTAATAAACTGACCAATGAAAATGAAAAGCTTAAG GCTCTAGTAAGTTCACTAGaaaagaaatatgaagaaaCAATTAAAGAGAGTGAAGAGCGGTTGAAGCAGGCTTTGGAGGCAGAGTCAAAGATAATTCAGTTGAAAACTGAGATGCAAAG ACTTCAAGAAAAACTTTCTGACATTGAGGCTGGGGACCAAATGCAAGATCAAGCTTCTATGAACTTACCTTCTACAAATATGTCTGGACGTTTAAATATTACAACAACTAAG GCTgtggaaaatgatgatgat GAACTGAAAAGCGCAACAGCTGCTGAGAAGTTTCGTGCAGAATCAATGAGAAAATCCATGGTTGAAAGGCAGAAT GAGAATATAGATACTCTTATCAAATGTACGAGTCAAGATCTTGGGTTCAGCAATGCAAAACCAGTTGCAGCTTTTACTATATATAAATGCCTTCTTGGCTGGAAATCTTTCGAAGCAGAAAAAACTAGTGTATTTGATCGTCTTATCCAGATGATTGGCTCTGCCATAGAG AACCAGGATAACAATGAGCATATGACTTACTGGCTATCAAATACATCTATGTTGTTGTTCTTGCTTCAAAGGACTCTGAAAGCTAGTAGTGGGACTCCTGGGAAACCACCTACTCCAACATCTTTCTTTGAGAGGATGACCCAA gGATTTCGATCGTCCCCTTCTTCTGCCCAGCTTTCTTTCCATGGGCTTGATGTGCCCCTTGTTGAGGCCAAATATCCAGCTTTGCTTTTTAAGCAGCAGCTTACTGCTTATGTGGAGACAATATATGCAATAATTCGAGATAATGTAAAGAAGGAGTTGTCACCACTCCTTTCTTCCTGTATCCAG GCAGCAAGAACATCAGAAGGAAATGCTATACTATCTTCTGGTCAATCTTTCAGCAGTAGTCCTTCAGCTAGTCACTGGCAGAGCATCCTTGAGAACCTAAATGGGCTCCTCAGTATACTAAGAGAAAATTTT GTACTTTCAGTTCTGTGTCAGACGATGTTTACTCagattttttcttatattaacGAACAGCTCTTTAATAG CCTTCTCCTTCATCGGGAGTGTTGCACATTCAGCAATGGGGAATATGTGAAAGCAGGCTTAGATGAATTAGAACTCTGGTGTGGCCAGGAAAAAGAAGAG TATGTAGGCTCATCCTGGGATGAACTGAAGCATATAAGGCAGGCAGTTGGATTCTTG GTTATATATCAGAAATCACGAATTTCCTATGATGAGATTGCAAATGATCTCTGCCCT ATTCTGAATATACAACAGCTTTATAGAGTTTGCACGCTTTACTGGGATGAAGACTATAATACTCGAGGTGTATCCCCAGAT GTTATTTCCGGCATGAAGGAACTACTGCCAGAAGAGTTTAATGACGCAGATACCAACTCCTTCTTGTTAGATGACAATTCGAG CATTCCCTTCTCAGTTGATGACATTAGCTGTTCTGTCAAAGAGAAGGATTTCTCAGATGTAAAACTTGCTGAAGAACTTATTGAAAATCCAGCCTTCCAATTTTTACAGGAATAA
- the LOC127803878 gene encoding ethylene-responsive transcription factor ERN1-like: protein MEIHFQSHQEQEPEPEIPIQTTFRSRATKKNKYVGVRQRPSGKWVAEIKNTTQKIRMWLGTFDTPEEAARAYDEAACLLRGSNTRTNFVNHGSPPNSPLSLKIRNLFNQKKTTKKGGGGGLSFKPTKKTIQTNCETCSSGVKQDAQIFDGAYKPELRNFSEGWKWAGLVSPIRRWRRSLMGFRRSRWRGG from the coding sequence ATGGAAATCCACTTCCAAAGCCACCAAGAACAAGAACCAGAACCAGAAATCCCAATCCAAACCACATTCCGAAGCAGAGCCACCAAGAAGAACAAGTACGTCGGAGTGAGGCAAAGGCCGTCGGGAAAATGGGTGGCGGAGATCAAGAACACCACCCAGAAGATCAGAATGTGGCTCGGCACCTTCGACACTCCGGAAGAAGCCGCCCGAGCCTACGACGAAGCCGCTTGCCTTCTCCGCGGATCCAACACCCGAACCAATTTCGTCAACCATGGCTCCCCCCCTAATTCCCCACTCTCTCTGAAGATCAGGAACCTCTTCAACCAGAAGAAGACCACCAAAaagggcggcggcggcggcctTTCTTTCAAACCCACGAAGAAGACGATCCAGACCAACTGCGAAACTTGCAGCAGTGGCGTGAAGCAAGATGCCCAGATTTTTGACGGGGCTTACAAGCCGGAGTTGAGAAATTTTTCGGAGGGATGGAAGTGGGCTGGTCTCGTCAGTCCGATCAGGCGTTGGCGGAGGAGTTTGATGGGCTTCCGGCGATCCCGGTGGCGTGGAGGCTGA
- the LOC127803875 gene encoding uncharacterized protein LOC127803875: protein MASNSIQLQQAQLAAILGPDPAPFEALISNLMSSSNEQRSQAEFVFNLCKENDPDSLALKLAHLLQFSPLVEARAMAAVLLRKQLTRDDSYLWPRLSASTQASLKSIFLACVQREKAKTIIRKLCDTVSELAAGILPDNGWPELVPFMFQCVSSDSPELQESALLVLSQLSQYTGETLVPHLMDLHTVFLRCLTSSSNFDVNIAALNAVINFIQCLENSSDRDRFQDLLPAMMHTLMEALNRGQETTAQQALELLIELAETEPRFLRRQLVYVVGSMLQIAESEVLQEGTRHLAIEFVVTLTEARERAPGMMRKFPQFISRLFAILMKMLLDIEDDPAWHSAEIESEDAGESSNYSVGQECLDRLSIALGGNMVVAVASEQLPAYLAAPEWKKHHAALITFAQIAEGCSKVMLKNLEQVVNMVLSSFQDPHPRVRWSAINAIGQLSTDLAPDLQVQYHQHVLPALAGAMDDFQNPRVQAHAASAILNFSENCTPDILTPYLDGLVSKLLVLLQNGKQMVQEGALTALASVADSSQEHFQKYYDAVMPYLKAILENATDKSSRMLRAKAMECISLVGMAVGKEKFREDAKQVMEVLMSLQGSQLETDDPTTSYMLQAWARLCKCLGQDFLPYMAVVMPPLLQSAQLKPDVIITSADSDNEIDESDDESMETITLGDKRIGIKTSVLEEKATACNMLCCYADELKEGFYPWIDQVAPILVPLLKFYFHEEVRKAAVSAMPELLVSAKLAVEKGLAQGRNESYIKQLSDYVVPALVEALQKEPDIEICTSMLDALNECIQISGPLLDESQVRSIVNEIKQVITASSSRKTMRAERVRAEDFDAEEGEILREENEQEEEVLNHVGEILGSLVKTFKASFLPLFDEFSSYLTPMLGQDKPAEERRIAICIFDDVAEHCREAALKYYDKYLPFVLEACNDENPDVRQAAVYGLGVCAEFGGSGFKPLVGEAISRLNVVIMSPTALQSENVMAYDNAVSALGKICLFHRNSIDSAQIVPAWLNCLPIKGDLVEAKMVHDQLCSMVERSDGELLGPNNQYLPKILMVFAEILCAGKDLATEQTASRMINLLKQLQQILPPSTLASTWSSLQPQQQVVLQSILSS from the exons ATGGCCTCCAATTCAATCCAGCTCCAGCAAGCTCAACTCGCGGCGATTCTCGGCCCCGATCCGGCGCCGTTCGAAGCCCTAATTTCCAACCTGATGTCGTCGTCGAACGAGCAGCGGTCCCAGGCCGAGTTCGTATTCAATCTCTGCAAGGAGAATGATCCTGACTCGCTCGCGCTCAAGCTTGCCCATCTGCTCCAGTTCTCCCCACTTGTGGAGGCCCGGGCCATGGCGGCCGTCCTTCTCAGGAAACAATTGACTCGAGATGATTCGTATTTGTGGCCTCGGTTGTCGGCGTCCACTCAGGCTTCGCTGAAGTCCATCTTCCTCGCCTGTGTCCAGCGGGAGAAAGCCAAGACTATAATCAGGAAACTATGCGACACCGTTTCGGAGCTTGCTGCCGGGATTCTGCCTGACAACGGCTGGCCGGAGCTCGTTCCATTTATGTTCCAGTGCGTTTCGTCCGATTCTCCTGAGCTTCAGGAATCGGCGTTGTTGGTCTTATCCCAGTTGTCGCAGTACACAGGGGAGACTCTAGTCCCTCACTTAATGGATTTACACACTGTGTTCTTGCGGTGTTTGACTTCGTCGTCGAACTTTGATGTCAATATTGCGGCACTAAATGCGGTGATTAACTTTATCCAGTGCTTGGAGAACTCGAGCGATCGCGACAGGTTTCAGGATTTGCTGCCGGCGATGATGCACACGTTGATGGAGGCGTTGAATCGTGGCCAGGAGACGACGGCTCAGCAAGCCCTTGAATTGTTGATCGAATTGGCGGAGACAGAGCCGAGATTTTTGAGGAGGCAATTGGTGTATGTGGTGGGGTCAATGTTGCAGATTGCGGAGTCTGAAGTCCTTCAAGAAGGGACAAGGCATCTTGCGATTGAGTTTGTGGTTACGCTTACTGAAGCGAGGGAAAGAGCGCCGGGGATGATGAGGAAATTTCCGCAATTCATCAGTCGGTTGTTTGCTATACTGATGAAGATGCTACTGGATATTGAGGATGACCCTGCATGGCATAGTGCAGAAATTGAGAGTGAAGACGCGGGAGAGAGCAGTAATTATAGCGTTGGCCAGGAGTGTTTGGATAGGTTATCTATTGCCTTGGGAGGAAATATGGTTGTTGCAGTTGCCTCAGAGCAGTTGCCAGCATATCTTGCTGCTCCTGAGTGGAAGAAGCACCATGCTGCCCTAATAACATTTGCCCAGATTGCTGAAGGATGCTCTAAG GTCATGCTTAAGAATTTGGAGCAAGTAGTCAACATGGTATTGAGTTCATTTCAAGATCCCCATCCTCGAGTACGATGGTCTGCTATTAATGCAATTGGGCAGCTGTCTACAGATTTGGCCCCAGATTTGCAAGTTCAGTACCATCAACATGTACTGCCAGCTTTAGCTGGAGCTATGGATGATTTCCAGAATCCCCGTGTGCAG gCACATGCTGCTTCAGCAATTCTCAATTTCAGTGAAAACTGCACTCCAGATATTTTAACACCTTATTTGGATGGATTAGTGAGCAAACTGCTTGTTCTTTTACAG AATGGCAAACAAATGGTGCAAGAAGGGGCTTTGACTGCTTTAGCATCAGTTGCTGATTCGTCTCAG GAGCACTTCCAAAAGTATTATGATGCAGTTATGCCTTACTTGAAAGCTATATTGGAGAATGCAACTGACAAGTCAAGCCGGATGCTTCGTGCCAAAGCAATGGAGTGCATAAGTTTGGTTGGAATGGCAGTTGGGAAGGAGAAGTTCAGGGAGGATGCTAAGCAG GTTATGGAAGTGCTCATGTCGTTGCAAGGATCTCAACTGGAGACAGATGATCCTACTACAAGTTACATGCTACAG gCATGGGCCAGACTCTGCAAATGTTTGGGGCAGGACTTCCTACCTTACATGGCTGTTGTTATGCCTCCATTGCTTCAATCTGCGCAGCTCAAACCTGATGTGATAATTACATCTGCAGATTCTGATAATGAAATTGATGAATCAGATGATGAAag TATGGAGACCATAACTTTGGGGGACAAGAGAATAGGAATCAAAACTAGTGTCCTTGAGGAGAAAGCTACAGCTTGTAACATGCTCTGCTGCTATGCTGATGAATTGAAGGAAGGCTTTTATCCGTGGATTGATCAG GTTGCCCCAATTTTAGTAccacttttaaaattttacttccATGAAGAAGTGAGGAAAGCAGCTGTTTCAG CCATGCCTGAGTTATTGGTCTCAGCAAAATTAGCTGTTGAAAAAGGGCTTGCTCAAGGTCGCAATGAATCTTATATCAAGCAGTTATCTGACTATGTAGTTCCAGCTTTGGTGGAAGCCCTACAAAAG GAGCCAGATATTGAAATATGTACAAGCATGTTGGATGCTCTTAATGAGTGCATACAG ATCTCTGGTCCTCTCTTGGATGAAAGCCAGGTTAGGAGCATTGTGAATGAGATAAAACAGGTGATCACAGCCAGCTCAAGTAGAAAAACCATGAGAGCAGAAAGGGTCAGAGCTGAAGATTTTGATGCTGAGGAGGGGGAAATATTAAGAGAGGAAAATGAGCAAGAGGAAGAAGTTCTTAATCAT GTAGGTGAAATATTGGGAAGTCTGGTAAAAACTTTCAAGGCCTCTTTTTTGCCCTTATTTGATGAGTTCTCATCATATCTCACGCCCATGCTG GGGCAGGATAAACCAGCTGAAGAGAGAAGGATAGCAATTTGCATCTTTGATGATGTTGCAGAGCACTGTCGTGAAGCAGCTCTGAA ATATTATGACAAGTATCTTCCTTTTGTTTTGGAAGCTTGCAATGATGAGAATCCAGATGTCCGACAG GCTGCTGTCTATGGACTTGGGGTTTGTGCTGAATTTGGTGGTTCTGGTTTTAAACCTCTTGTTGGAG AGGCTATTTCTAGGTTGAATGTTGTGATAATGAGCCCCACTGCATTGCAGTCTGAAAATGTAATGGCATATGATAATGCTGTTTCTGCTTTGGGAAAAATATGTCTGTTCCACCGTAACAGTATAGACTCTGCTCAG ATTGTTCCTGCATGGTTAAACTGCCTGCCAATAAAAGGTGATTTGGTTGAGGCCAAAATGGTACATGACCAGCTATGTTCAATGGTTGAAAG GTCAGATGGGGAACTTTTAGGACCCAACAACCAGTATCTTCCTAAAATTCTTATGGTATTTGCAGAG ATTCTTTGTGCCGGGAAGGATCTTGCAACGGAGCAAACAGCAAGCCGGATGATTAATCTTTTGAAGCAACTGCAACAGATTCTACCACCATCCACCTTGGCTTCAACCTGGTCATCCTTGCAGCCTCAGCAGCAGGTTGTCTTGCAGTCCATCCTGTCATCATAG
- the LOC127803223 gene encoding IQ domain-containing protein IQM2-like — translation MGINFSCPFALYNDLEHGFESVIAESITLKDDNRAQLQSIGSKGRDWEPTISQSKDSQNMTVEGHVCSKTTETETEVSIEASSIEGKDLIATWADITRMEMDNQSPRSASTAEKTTGLPVLDLSSPKHEAALKLQKVYKSFRTRRKLADCAVLIEQSWWKLLDFAELKRSSISFFDIEKHETAISRWSRARTRVAKVGKGLSKNNRAQKLALQHWLEAIDPRHRYGHNLHFYYDKWLHCQSKEPFFYWLDIGEGKEVNLVDKCPRSKLLQQCIRYLGPKERKAYEVEVVDGRLLYKQSGVLLNTVEEPKGAKWIFVLSTSMTLYIGQKKKGTFQHSSFLAGGATSAAGRIVVEKGILKAIWPHSGHYRPTPENFQDFISFLRVNNVELTDVKMDPVDDEEESVSKKSSVFLRCISSEEDVARKNEAKKEQMDAENNKDSEESNSTEEEEDAAAAAAASSEPLQPSPSSRHRRNLTNLSIPDRDELVERLKFEDQSFDPSAVILEAEESSAGAEQYQMVTEENLSEEDKENNEEESVPKESILKRINSHKRMNSFQLGKQLSCKWTTGAGPRIGCVRDYPSKLQFDALEQVNLSPRSARASPSRFRSSSSSSSQASTPNSFISAEIHATKTSFCGELSRIRLYTPQSSPLRKATSGTGGVLKRLTQEIG, via the exons ATGGGGATTAATTTTTCGTGCCCCTTCGCTTTGTACAATGATTTAGAGCATGGGTTTGAATCAGTCATCGCAGAATCCATTACTTTGAAGGATGATAACAGAGCTCAGCTCCAATCCATTGGTTCTAAGGGCCGAGACTGGGAGCCTACCATTTCGCAATCAAAAGATTCTCAGAATATGACAGTGGAAGGACATGTTTGCTCTAAAACGACTGAAACTGAAACGGAGGTCTCAATTGAAGCTTCTTCAATTGAAGGGAAGGATTTAATCGCCACATGGGCCGATATTACTAGAATGGAGATGGACAATCAATCTCCAAGGTCTGCTAGCACGGCTGAGAAAACCACAGGGTTGCCTGTACTGGATCTCAGCAGTCCAAAACACGAAGCTGCGTTAAAGTTGCAGAAAGTATATAAAAGCTTTCGAACAAGAAGAAAGCTAGCAGATTGTGCTGTTCTCATTGAGCAGAGCTG GTGGAAGCTGTTAGATTTTGCCGAACTCAAGCGAAGTTCTATATCATTCTTCGACATCGAGAAACACGAGACTGCCATTTCCCGTTGGTCAAGAGCAAGAACCAGAGTGGCCAAG GTTGGAAAAGGTTTATCAAAGAATAACAGAGCCCAAAAACTGGCTCTACAACATTGGCTTGAGGCA ATCGACCCACGACATCGTTATGGACACAATCTCCACTTCTACTATGATAAATGGCTCCACTGTCAAAGCAAAGAACCTTTTTTCTACTG GCTGGATATTGGAGAAGGTAAGGAAGTTAATCTTGTTGACAAATGTCCTAGATCAAAACTCTTACAGCAATGCATCAGGTATCTTGGTCCG AAGGAAAGGAAGGCTTATGAAGTTGAAGTGGTGGATGGAAGGCTCCTGTACAAACAATCAGGGGTTCTCCTTAACACGGTAGAAGAACCCAAAGGTGCTAAATGGATCTTTGTCCTCAGTACATCAATGACCTTATATATTGGCCAAAAGAAAAAGGGCACATTCCAGCATTCTAGCTTCTTGGCCGGGGGAGCCACATCTGCAGCCGGGAGAATAGTTGTTGAAAAAGGCATTCTGAAG GCAATATGGCCTCACAGCGGCCACTACCGGCCAACACCAGAGAACTTTCAGGATTTCATCTCTTTCCTCAGGGTTAACAATGTGGAACTCACTGATGTTAAG ATGGATCCAgtggatgatgaagaagaatcCGTAAGCAAAAAGAGCAGCGTTTTCCTAAGATGCATCTCATCTGAAGAGGACGTGGCAAGAAAGAATGAAGCCAAGAAGGAACAGATGGATGCAGAGAATAATAAGGATTCAGAGGAAAGCAATTCAACCGAAGAGGAGGAggatgctgctgctgctgctgctgcatcaTCAGAACCTCTGCAACCAAGCCCATCTAGCCGTCATCGCAGGAATTTGACTAATCTGTCAATACCAGATCGGGATGAATTGGTGGAGAGATTAAAGTTTGAGGATCAGTCTTTTGATCCAAGTGCCGTTATCTTGGAAGCAGAAGAATCATCCGCTGGTGCCGAACAATATCAGATGGTTACTGAGGAAAACTTGTCGGAAGAAGACAAGGAAAATAATGAAGAGGAGAGTGTTCCCAAAGAATCAATTCTGAAGCGGATTAATTCCCACAAACGAATGAATTCGTTCCAATTGGGAAAGCAACTTTCTTGCAAGTGGACCACTGGTGCCGGGCCTAGAATAGGCTGTGTGAGGGACTACCCCTCCAAGCTCCAGTTCGATGCTTTAGAGCAAGTGAACCTGTCTCCAAGAAGCGCTAGAGCTAGCCCTAGCCGGTTCagatcctcctcctcctcctcctctcaaGCATCTACACCGAACAGTTTTATTAGTGCAGAAATCCACGCGACAAAGACAAGTTTTTGTGGAGAATTGTCGCGAATCAGGCTGTACACCCCACAATCCTCTCCTTTACGTAAAGCAACCTCCGGAACAGGAGGAGTTCTTAAACGACTGACACAAGAGATAGGGTAA